Proteins from a genomic interval of Microbacterium abyssi:
- a CDS encoding FtsK/SpoIIIE domain-containing protein gives MDLEPLTLPVAAAEPARQSVPVLAAVVPIAGGVVLWLITGSVFALCFAALGPLMIGASLIDGVRTRRRTRRRATQEEAADWRRAEQDLRSRHRRERSELRRVHPDAAANLQEPPLRDLQPVDEKTPIVIGSGSRRSALRVTGEENERTRAFRERAARLEDAPLVVPMGRGACLRGPEPVVAAAARALIVQLCLRHSPSQLALSGDGMEALGLSGLPHARRAHRGAWRLAVTFGEGDASDASAQLRLCADDGEVPEGVTTVVDIVDPSRARLRTTSGAEDIAVECLSRPQAVAIAEMSVAREGESVRLPDAVALVDLDAAPSPNGAGLAAAIGRTERGDLVLDLVEDGPHAIVTGMTGSGKSELLVTWIASIARSHSPETVAFVLADFKGGTAFDPLRDLPHVAAVVTDLDDEGARRGVESLTAELRRREAVLADLGARNIAETDGRLGRLVIVVDEFAALLQEHPDLAVVFTDIAARGRALGMHLILGTQRAAGVIRDALATNCPLRVSLRVTDAADSRLVIGSDDAAGLPGGAGSRGLAFVRRPQDSEAAATRIALTGASDLRVAGTRWPDAAAPPSPWLPPLPSRLLLEDLSRGHGDERTLLLGLCDEPERQRQTPLTLRAGVDRGIAVVGGGGSGRSAVLRLLAAQCDDAVLIPAEPESAWDVIADLAEGLDAAPRLVLCDDIDRLVSELPAEHGVLVLERLEKLIRSATAQGCTVVVTTARVTGQLARVIDSLPVRMLLRTSTKLEHLAAGGDSDGYLRDRPPGRARVGDREVQIAWTDHALETAATAPAVWRPAADVVGVVATGVRRVVEALRTAYPDREVIPVGDQSASIETPRRIIVGDAEGWQRQWALWQRIRVDGEMLVLAECPTELRTLAACRELPPYAETHRGRAWSIVDGRAPRRLIVPQLDPATRRVTPEQ, from the coding sequence ATGGATCTCGAACCCCTGACGCTCCCCGTCGCCGCTGCGGAGCCGGCACGCCAGTCTGTTCCCGTCCTCGCCGCCGTCGTACCGATCGCCGGCGGCGTCGTGCTGTGGCTCATCACCGGCTCGGTGTTCGCGCTGTGCTTCGCCGCCCTGGGGCCGCTCATGATCGGCGCCTCGCTGATCGACGGAGTGCGCACCCGTCGACGCACGAGGCGCAGGGCGACGCAGGAAGAGGCCGCGGACTGGCGTCGCGCCGAGCAGGATCTGCGGAGCCGTCACCGGCGCGAACGCAGCGAGCTGCGGCGCGTGCACCCGGATGCCGCGGCGAACCTTCAGGAGCCGCCGCTGCGTGACCTGCAGCCGGTCGACGAGAAGACGCCGATCGTCATCGGCTCCGGATCCCGGCGCAGTGCACTGCGTGTGACGGGGGAGGAGAACGAGCGGACGCGGGCGTTCCGGGAGCGGGCAGCTCGCCTGGAGGATGCTCCGCTCGTGGTGCCGATGGGGCGGGGTGCGTGCCTACGTGGACCTGAGCCCGTCGTCGCGGCCGCGGCACGCGCGCTGATCGTGCAGCTGTGCCTGCGTCATTCGCCGTCACAGCTCGCGCTCAGCGGAGACGGCATGGAGGCGCTGGGCCTGAGCGGGCTTCCCCATGCCAGGCGCGCTCACCGCGGCGCGTGGCGGCTGGCCGTGACTTTCGGCGAGGGCGATGCGTCCGATGCGTCCGCTCAGCTGAGACTGTGTGCGGACGACGGCGAGGTTCCGGAGGGCGTCACCACAGTCGTCGACATCGTCGATCCCTCACGCGCCCGTCTGCGGACGACCTCGGGCGCCGAGGACATCGCCGTCGAATGCCTCTCTCGCCCGCAAGCGGTCGCGATCGCCGAGATGAGCGTGGCGCGAGAGGGCGAGTCTGTCCGGCTGCCGGATGCCGTCGCGCTCGTCGATCTCGATGCCGCGCCGAGCCCGAACGGCGCCGGTCTCGCGGCGGCGATCGGCCGCACGGAGCGCGGTGATCTGGTGCTGGATCTCGTCGAGGACGGGCCGCATGCGATCGTCACCGGAATGACGGGCTCGGGCAAGAGCGAGCTCCTCGTCACCTGGATCGCGTCGATCGCGCGCTCCCACAGCCCCGAGACCGTGGCGTTCGTGCTCGCCGATTTCAAGGGCGGGACGGCATTCGACCCGCTCCGCGACCTGCCGCACGTGGCCGCTGTCGTGACCGATCTCGACGACGAAGGAGCGCGGCGAGGCGTGGAGAGCCTGACCGCGGAGCTTCGTCGGCGAGAAGCAGTGCTTGCTGACCTCGGGGCGCGCAACATCGCCGAGACGGACGGCCGGCTCGGCCGGCTCGTGATCGTCGTGGACGAGTTCGCGGCGCTGCTGCAGGAGCATCCGGATCTCGCTGTCGTGTTCACCGACATCGCCGCGCGCGGGCGCGCATTGGGCATGCACCTGATCCTCGGCACGCAGCGGGCGGCAGGGGTCATCCGCGACGCACTGGCGACGAACTGCCCGTTGCGCGTGAGCCTGCGCGTTACGGATGCGGCCGACAGCAGGCTCGTCATCGGTTCGGATGATGCCGCGGGCCTCCCCGGCGGTGCAGGATCACGTGGCCTGGCGTTCGTCCGCAGACCGCAGGACTCCGAGGCCGCGGCCACGCGGATCGCGCTCACGGGCGCCAGCGATCTGCGCGTGGCGGGAACCCGGTGGCCGGACGCCGCGGCCCCTCCCAGCCCGTGGCTCCCTCCGTTGCCGAGCCGGCTCCTGTTGGAAGACCTCTCGCGCGGGCACGGCGATGAGCGCACACTGCTCCTCGGGCTCTGCGATGAGCCCGAGCGGCAACGGCAGACGCCGCTCACGCTGCGGGCGGGCGTCGACAGGGGCATCGCGGTCGTCGGCGGCGGCGGGTCGGGTCGCTCGGCGGTACTCCGGCTCCTCGCCGCGCAGTGCGACGACGCGGTGCTGATCCCGGCCGAGCCGGAGTCCGCCTGGGATGTGATCGCCGATCTCGCCGAGGGGCTGGATGCGGCACCGCGCCTGGTGCTGTGCGACGACATCGATCGGCTCGTGTCGGAGCTGCCCGCCGAGCACGGTGTGCTCGTTCTGGAGCGGCTGGAGAAGCTGATCCGCTCTGCCACCGCGCAGGGGTGCACAGTGGTCGTCACGACGGCACGCGTGACGGGGCAGCTCGCCCGTGTCATCGATTCGCTGCCGGTGCGGATGCTGCTGAGGACGAGCACGAAGCTGGAGCACCTCGCCGCGGGAGGAGACAGCGACGGTTATCTCCGCGATCGGCCTCCCGGGCGCGCGCGGGTCGGCGACCGCGAGGTCCAGATCGCCTGGACCGATCATGCACTCGAGACCGCCGCCACGGCGCCGGCAGTGTGGAGGCCCGCAGCAGATGTCGTCGGCGTCGTCGCGACGGGAGTCCGGCGCGTCGTCGAGGCGTTGCGCACCGCGTACCCCGACCGGGAGGTGATTCCGGTCGGCGATCAGTCCGCGTCGATCGAGACGCCGCGGCGGATCATCGTCGGCGACGCCGAGGGCTGGCAGCGGCAGTGGGCGCTGTGGCAGCGGATCCGCGTCGACGGTGAGATGCTCGTGCTCGCCGAATGCCCGACCGAACTGCGCACCCTCGCCGCGTGCCGTGAGCTCCCTCCGTATGCCGAGACGCACAGAGGACGCGCGTGGAGCATCGTGGACGGTCGTGCGCCACGTCGCCTGATCGTGCCGCAGCTCGATCCCGCCACGAGGCGCGTCACGCCCGAGCAGTGA